CACTCGGAATTGGGTAATGAACTGTCGAAAGAGTTCTCGCATCTGGATTATATAGCCATTCTGATGGTAGGAAGTAAGAGAATCAGCTTCCGGACAATCCACGATGATATAGATGTTTCTGAGGTTGCCGGCAAGTACGATGGGGGCGGTCACCAAAAAGCCGCCGGTTGCACCATGTCCGAAAAGGCATATAGCCAATATGTTGAAAAGACCTTTCATGCCGAGCCCCTTAAACGAGACGCACATAAGAATCAATTGAATGTAAAGGAGTCCCCAGAGGGTTGCCTATATTCAACGAGGGACAAACAGGACATATTCATCTATGAAGATGAAGAAGAGGAATGGATTGTTGAAATCAACGGAAAACAACAGAAAAAAACATTCGATACTTTTGCGGAAGCGGAAAAATACATGAAGCGGAAACACGCTGCATGGCTGGCCCATGATGAAAGGTATGAAGAGTTCGTCAATAAAGGTTGAATAAGAAAGCGGCTGTCCGAATGGGACAGCCGCTTTTCAATCTTCCATTGTCATTCATGATTTACCTTTTAAGCGGGACAGGATGCACGATCGTGCGGGACTGTTTTTTCGGAATGGAATTTTGGCGATGTAGAATTGCATTGATTTCACCGCCGATTACAAAAATCAGACCACTCAAATACAGCCATAGCATCAAGATGATCACGCCTCCCAAACTGCCGTAAGTGGAAGAGTAGTTGGAAAAGTTACTGACATAGAATGAAAATCCAAGTGATATTCCCAGCCAAAGTACAGTTGCGGTCACTGCCCCTGGGATGACATGTTTAATGGGAAAACTTTTATTCGGTGCAAAGCGATATAAAAAGGCCAGGACAAGTGAGATGACCACAACCGCAATGACCCACCGTAATAAGCTGAATAATATTTGCGTTTCCTCAGGGATCGGAATGACCTGCTGTAATAAATCGATGATGACTTTTCCGAAGACGGGGAGACCCAACATGACGATGAATGCTACAACCAGGCCTAATGTCAATACAATGGAAATGATGCGGGCTTTGATGAAATTCCTTGTTTCTTCTACATCATAGGCGATATTCATGGAATGGATGAACGCATTCATTCCGTTGGAAGCTGACCAAATGGTCCCAAGGAAACCAAAAGTCAGTAAGCCGCCGTTCCGTTCAGATAATATGTTGATGATATTTTTCTCGACGACTTCCATCGTTTCCGCAGGCATGAAGGTTTTTAACGTGTCAAGGGCTGTCTGAATATCGATGTTCAGATAAGGTAATATGGACAGAAGTAAAATGAGCAAAGGGAATAGTGCCAGTAAATAGTAATAAGCTTGTTCTGCCGCCAGCCCTGTAATACGATCTTCCTTTATTTCTTTAATCAGCTTCTTTGAAAATTTTATCGACTTATTCATCTGGGCATCACTCCTGAATAGTTACTTAGGTTATCTCTTCTTTTCCCTCTGGTCATGTAAGTTAATCCTCAAAACAAAAGAAATTGAAAGTTCTAATCGGCGCACTTGTAGAAGCTTGTGATAATGACATAACCTCATAATAACCAAAAACAAATTTGGGGAGAGGAAAATCTATTTTAAATGCACCAGTAAAGTGCAAAATCAGAATGATGGAGCTGAAGAAATGGCAATCCAAGGATGATCGACTTTAGCCTATTTTTATGACACTCTTTTTTGGGGGATTTTACAGTTAACTAACTGTAAATAGGTGCTGTTGATACTTCAAGCCTATGAATAATATAGTTAAACACTACTACTAGGTGATTTTATGCCTTCTTTATAACAAGTATAATAATTATGATAGCAAGTTATGGAAGGTAAACAGAAAAAAGGCCAGACATCAATGTCTGGCCTTTTTTCTCTATTGCACTTCTTTTCCCTGTTCCTTTTGAACCTTCGGAGGGGTCCATTTGAAGACTTTATTTAGGATATTATAGATGTGTTTGGATTCCTTGGTCAGGATAGGTCCAAGAATCGCTAAGGTCAACACATATAATGCAGCAAACGGGGTGAGTATAGGCATTAAACCGCCTGCAATGCCTAAGTTGGCTAAAATGATGGAGAATTCGCCGCGTGAAACGATTGTTAAACCGATGTTTGCGGAAGCTCTGTGAGATAAACCGGATTTGCGTCCGGCAATCATACCAGCTGCAAAGTTACCGATTATGGTGATGATGACTGCTCCAAGAACCATCCAGACTGCTCCCCCAAGGGTCGTCGGATCGATACTCAAGCCAAAGCTGAAGAAGAA
This sequence is a window from Brevibacillus sp. JNUCC-41. Protein-coding genes within it:
- a CDS encoding YihY/virulence factor BrkB family protein, whose protein sequence is MNKSIKFSKKLIKEIKEDRITGLAAEQAYYYLLALFPLLILLLSILPYLNIDIQTALDTLKTFMPAETMEVVEKNIINILSERNGGLLTFGFLGTIWSASNGMNAFIHSMNIAYDVEETRNFIKARIISIVLTLGLVVAFIVMLGLPVFGKVIIDLLQQVIPIPEETQILFSLLRWVIAVVVISLVLAFLYRFAPNKSFPIKHVIPGAVTATVLWLGISLGFSFYVSNFSNYSSTYGSLGGVIILMLWLYLSGLIFVIGGEINAILHRQNSIPKKQSRTIVHPVPLKR